In one Nodosilinea sp. FACHB-141 genomic region, the following are encoded:
- the rfbF gene encoding glucose-1-phosphate cytidylyltransferase: MKAVILAGGLGTRLSEETSIKPKPMVEVGGYPILWHIMKIYAAHGINEFIVCCGYKGYVIKEYFANYFLHMSDVTFDLRYNQMNIHNGNAEPWKVTLIDTGASTLTGGRLKRVREYIGSEPFCFTYGDGVSDVNVTELIKFHEEQGTLATLTAVKPPGRFGAISLHEGQTTIASFAEKADGDEAYVNGGYFVLDPQVIDFIPDEDVMWEHEPLTKLAEMGQLSAYRHDGFWQPMDTLRDKNNLEGLWKSGEAPWKVW, encoded by the coding sequence ATGAAAGCAGTTATATTAGCTGGTGGTTTAGGTACTCGCTTAAGTGAAGAGACTAGCATTAAGCCTAAACCCATGGTTGAGGTTGGGGGCTATCCCATCCTTTGGCACATCATGAAAATTTATGCTGCCCACGGCATTAACGAATTCATCGTTTGCTGTGGCTACAAAGGCTATGTCATCAAAGAGTACTTTGCCAACTACTTTTTGCACATGTCAGATGTAACCTTTGACTTGCGTTACAACCAAATGAATATTCATAACGGTAACGCCGAACCGTGGAAAGTCACGCTAATTGATACCGGCGCATCGACGCTGACCGGTGGACGTCTCAAGCGGGTAAGAGAATATATTGGGTCTGAGCCCTTTTGCTTCACCTATGGTGATGGAGTTAGTGATGTAAACGTCACCGAACTCATTAAATTCCACGAAGAGCAGGGTACCCTGGCCACGCTTACCGCAGTCAAGCCCCCTGGTCGATTTGGGGCCATCTCCCTACATGAAGGACAGACCACGATCGCATCCTTCGCTGAAAAAGCCGATGGCGATGAAGCTTACGTTAACGGTGGCTATTTTGTCTTAGATCCTCAAGTAATCGACTTTATCCCCGATGAGGACGTCATGTGGGAGCATGAACCCCTAACGAAGCTAGCTGAGATGGGACAATTGTCAGCCTACCGTCACGACGGCTTTTGGCAACCCATGGATACT